AGTGGCCTGGGGTCGTGATAGCCAGGGCAGGGTGGCGAGGAAGCCGTAGCGTACGGAGGTTGGCCAGGAGGCTCAGAAGGAATGGGGATGAGGCAATTGTGCAGAAAAGTCTAGAGTCATTGAAGGAGAGAGTGCTAGAAGGAAAGGGGAAGTTGAGAAGCTTACTGAGTGGGTTGTGCCGTTGTACATAAGCAGTGATACAGTAAAGTAGCAATATTCTTGAGCAAAAATTACATTACTGTTGGCAATGGCACCATATCTCCAGTACAGGTCCTTTTAAAGACAGGCCTGATTAGACTAAGAGTTCTGCTGGCTTAATTGGGCCAGTGTGTATCTTAAAGAGAGATATAATTACACATATAGATATGTAATCCAGCATTATATAATACCACATTACATAAGAAGGCAAATACCTCCTTTCGGCCCAGGCTCTCCTGGCATGGATTTACCAAGATTCAGGAGACTTTCTCCGGGAGCCCTCATACCCATTTTCCGGAAGGGCAGATTGCGGCCCAGACAAGTGAAGTGATTTGCCCTTTCCCAGATCTGACAATGAAGTTTGCCAGTCAGGCAGCCGGCACAGGGGTGGAGTGGGTGAGAATGATAAAAATCAGGAGGAGGTCAAAGGACATGCAGGGGAAGGCGTCAGGGGCAGCTGGGGAACGAATGGGGAGGGGCTGCTCAGCTGGAGCTGCACCCAGCAGGTCTGCTGGCTAAACTCACAGCACAGTGTCGCTCTCCTGCTTGTTGCTTAGCTGTCCCCTACTTAACCATAGAGGTGCATAAGGTGTGCCTGAGTGTTTGAGTCATAGACTCGATGATCTCAGACCAGCACTGAACTGCTCTGCTGGTGTTCTGACGTCCTCCTCGCCATCCAGCTGCTCCTGGATGTAAGAACCGATGTACCTGCTCAGTACCTCCTCATCCCCCCTTCTGCCTACACACCTCCATGCTGCTGGAATCTGAATTTGAGAAAGAAGTTCTGTGGGCtagtaggtttttctttttctcctacagCTGCATGTATTTGTATTTGGGATTCTATCTGTTTTGTTCTTCCGTCGATAAAACAGAAACCACAACCCGGAAGATTCCTCCTAGCGCCAACACATCCTCCCCGCTACCTGACTTGAGACCAGGAGCTGTCAACATGGGGTTCCCGGTCCTCAGTTCAGGAGAGAGAGCAGCGGGGAGGCAAGGTGTtcggtagaatggtggttgcttgCTGGGGAGGGCGAgcaggggcagaggaaggagaaggaatgaGGCAGACAGTTGCGCTGGAgactggcggggggtgggggggaacctGCACGGAGACCCCTTGTTGTTTAGATCCTGTAAAATTCCAAGGGGGAGGCGCTTGTCTCATTGAAAAGTCCTTGCTGTACTTTTTGCTTAGGTGGCTGAGATGCATCTACTCGAGCAAATCCCAGTTGCCATCGTTACTTGGATATTTCAGGTCTGCATTCCTGCCTGCTGGCATCCAGTTACAGCCCAGCATGGTggcctgactcctgggctggatgGCTCAGCAGTGAGGGTGCCTGGGCAGCCTCCAGGACTCCTCTGAGCTCAGCCTTCCTTGGCCTAGGAAGGATTCCTCCAAATTGCTCCAACCCCCAGCTGACTTCAGGTGCACAGGGAATGCGAGCAGGGGCAGCCCAATGACCCTGGCAAAACCACGCTTCTGAATAACGCCCGCATCTACCCCTACCCTCTCTCTTCCACTCTTCCAGGAGGTGGATGCCAACTGGGAGGCTGCCAGCAAGAGCCCCTTCAAGCCGAGGGCCCCCTCCTAGTGACAGCTTTTTAAACACTGACGTGACATTTCGACTACAGAAGGGACTTCTGTTTGTTAATCTGAGCAATCCCTCTCTGTGGGTGGGCAAGACACTTGCTCTCTACCCAACACAGAAGGAAACTAAGGCAAATATTTGCCCAGAAATTCAGGCCCGAGTTTCTGACCCTCTGCTTCCCCATTACCCATGCAGTCAAGTTAGCGAGCATCCTTCCAGGGTTGCCAGTGTCTGGGGGCTTCCAGCCTGAGAATCCTCCTCCCCGGGAAGGAGAAGTGTGGAAAGGAGCGTATCTCACTTCCCCTGAAACTGGATGCAGGATGCTTGGAGGGTAGGCCTGGGTAGGGGATGGGAAGGCCCATTGGTCTCTTAGCCGTGGGGTGTATCATCCCAGGCCCGTAGTTACCCCCACTGCCATCTCAAAACGGGGCCTGCTGCTGAGTGAGCCACGTAGGCAGCGGGACAGacccagaggaggagaggggaggcctGTGGACTGCTCAGGTGCATGCAGAAGCCCCCCGTCAGCCCAAAGAGCCTGGGCTGAAGAACTCCGGCATCTCCATAAAGGGGGCCGGGGTTGAAGGATAGCCATGGGCAGGCTGGGGCTTGGAAATCCACaaccagagagggagagggacaaaGGTGGAGGCCAGGAGAGCTGCTGCCCAGCTTTGACAAGTCCATTAAATTTTAAAGCGGCCCTGCCCTCGGGCAtgctgggaaggggtggggaccCGGCCGTGACTCCGCTTCTCTCAGCGGTTTGTTGTTCTGCTGCCACAGCCCTGCCGGCTGGAGAAGGAGAGCGGATGATGACTGAGCTTCCTAGGCAGACACTTCTCTTCCCGGGAGGGTGGGGACTGGCCCTGGGCAGAGTCCGCCTTGGCATCTCTCTCAGGCATCCCCCCCATCCCGAAGCCCCACCGGAGGATGGCGGCAACAGGAGGGAGACCAGAGGTTCACCTGGTGGAGCTGCGCCTCTCAGCCTGAAGGGGCTCCCGTCTCCTCGGCCCCTGCAGAGCTCTTGGCCAGAAAGCCGCccgctccttcctcctcctctccgcTCAGATGCTTGGAGAGGGGGCAGCCCTGGCTAAGGAGAGCAGCTGGCCCCGGCCCTCCAGGGGCTGGCATGCATAGCTGTCTTCACcgcttctctcctctccctcaggTCCCAATTAATGGATTCTGACATGGATTATGAAAGGCCAAACGTAGAGACCATCAAGTGCGTGGTAGTGGGGGACAACGCTGTGGGCAAGACCAGGCTCATCTGTGCCCGGGCCTGCAATGCCACCCTCACCCAGTACCAGCTGCTAGCCACCCACGTGCCCACAGTTTGGGCCATCGACCAGTACCGGGTGTGTCAGGAGGTAAGGCTGGGCGTCCGGTGCCGCGCATCTGGGCTTCTTCCCCAGGGATCACTCCAAACGGGGCCTGTGCCTAGCTCATGGAAGCCCCTTAGGGGTCGGGTGGAGGCAGCTGAAGAGCAaggagccctgggagggaggccTGAGAGGAGTGCCCCCCTCCAGGGGAGGGGTCCTTGGCCCTTTGTGTTTTGCACGGCTGAGCTGGTGCCTGGGGCGTAGCATCTTGGGTAATCATAGCCCCCAATAATGGGGAGCCCTGAAGGGGGAAAGGGTGGTGCTTTGGAGAGATGAGAGCTGGCGGTAGGGAAGAAGCTGCCGGCTAATGATACCAAAAGATCAGAGGCTTGGAAGTGTCCAGTTGGCAGGTACAGTTGGGAACAAGGGCAGGCTCCCTGCGAGATCCCGTCCACTGCCATTAACGGTCTGCCCTCTGAGAGTCTCTCACCTCCTGGCCAGCTCTTGTTAGTGAGTCTGCAGAGATGGCACCTGGTTGAAGGTGTTTTAAGGCACACGTTGGGAGGCACTGGCTGTCCCTCCAGCCCCCACGTTGCAGGACCCTCAGGAGTGAGCAGGCATGCAGGGCCTCCAAGAACCGTTGCCCTAGattcctgcccccctccctgcccccacaggTGCTGGAACGTTCCCGAGACGTGGTGGACGATGTCAGCGTGTCCCTCCGCCTCTGGGACACCTTTGGAGATCACCACAAAGACCGTCGCTTTGCTTATGGGAGGTAGGGAAGGCCCCCGGCTGCCTGCGGGGAGCCAAGTGGATGGCTTTTCCCTGCTTTCCCCGAGGTACGAAGCGCCTCTGTGACACTGAGCCTGGCAGGAAGGAGTGGAGAAAGCAGCGCGGGCAGACCCGTGAGGGGGCGGCAGCCTGGGTGGCTTGCCACCAGGACGCCTGGTTTGAGTCCTACCCTGTTAAGCAGTGGCTCTGGGACTCTGAGCAATTAGGAGCGCTGTTCTGAGATGAGTTTTCGCAGATGAGATGGTAAAAAGTGGTCATTCCTAACTCACAAGAGAGCTATGAGGTCAAAACGAGAGTCTTTGGAAGCTCTAAAATGCTAAGTTAGGGGTGCATAAACTAGAGGTTCTGTTATTATATGTTTTGGGTAAGATCGTGTGAGCAGATCCATATGACAGACGTGGGACTGTAGTGTAGGGGGGTGCAGGTGGGTATGTGTGTTCTCCCTCGTTCCAGGGGCAGGTAACCTACCACTAGCTTTCTTTGCCTGTAACCTCACTCTCCCACCGCCAGATCCGATGTGGTGGTTCTGTGCTTCTCCATTGCCAACCCCAACTCCCTCCACCATGTCAAGACCATGTGGTACCCAGAAATCAAACACTTCTGCCCCCGAGCACCTGTCATCTTGGTGGGCTGCCAGCTGGACCTGCGCTACGCCGACCTGGAGGCTGTCAATAGGGCCAGGAGACCCTTGGCTAGGTAGGGGGTGCTGGTGCCTAGGGAGGGGAAGGCGGCAGATGGGGTGCGGGGCGTGTCTCCAGGCTTCCTGCTCAGTCCTGAGGGAATCCACTAAGCCTCACATCTCTCCCTCCATCTGAAGCGAGCTCATGTAGGGAGACAACAAGAgttctcattctttcattcatccatccatccatccatccatctatccatccagcTATCCATCTGTTACACTGAGTGGGCCATACTGGGCCACGCATcatgaagagagaaggagagggagttTTTGCGTGAAAGGAGCTTATAATCTTGCTGGGAGGTGAACTTGATAGGTGAACATGTTAAAAACCAACGTGGAATGTTGCATATTAATTGCCAGACAGGTGGTTATCGCTACCACTGTTTTGAGCTGGGGAGATCACCAGGGCCTGGCATAGatatggagggcttcctggaagaagaggCGATCGGAAGTGAGCCTTGAAGGTCTAGTAGGATTTAGCGAGACAGAGGAGAAGGGGAGTGGAAATGAGCAGGGCAGGAATGGGTCTTAGGACACAGATCCTGAGCAGAGACCCTCCAGCCTGGTGAAGAACAGACAGGCTCTGGAGAGCTACCTCTCCCCGCCCTCCACTCTCTACCACCAACATGAATTTGGCTTCCCTTCTTGAACCTGCCAGGCCCATCAAGCCCAATGAGATCCTTCCCCCGGAGAAGGGTCGGGAGGTGGCCAAGGAGCTGGGCATCCCCTACTACGAGACCAGCGTGGTGGCCCAGTTCGGCATCAAGGACGTCTTTGACAACGCCATCCGTGCAGCGCTCATCTCCCGCCGGCACCTGCAGTTCTGGAAGTCCCACCTCCGCAATGTGCAGCGGCCTCTGCTGCAGGCGCCCTTCCTGCCCCCCAAGCCGCCTCCCCCCATCATTGTGGTGCCCGACCCCCCCTCCAGCAGCGAGGAGTGCCCCGCCCACCTCCTGGAGGACCCGCTGTGCGCGGACGTCATCCTGGTGCTGCAGGAGCGTGTGCGCATCTTTGCCCACAAGATCTAcctctccacttcctcctccaAGTTCTACGACCTGTTCCTCATGGACCTGAGTGAGGGGGATCTGGGGGGCCCCTCAGGGTCAGGGGGCCCCTGCCCGGAGGACCACCGGGGTCACCCTGAtcaacaccaccaccatcaccaccaccaccacggccGGGACTTCCTGCTTCGGGCAGCCAGCTTTGACGTGTGCGAGAGCGTGGAGGAGAGTGGGGGCTCCGGGCCCGCTGGGCTCCGGGCTTCAACTAGCGATGGGATCTTACGGGGCAATGGGACAGGGTACCTGCCTGGGAGGGGTCGAGTGCTATCTTCCTGGAGCCGAGCTTTTGTGAGCATCCAGGAGGAGATGGCAGAGGATCCACTGACTTATAAATCCcggctgatggtggtggtgaaaaTGGACAGCTCCATCCAGCCGGGGCCCTTCCGGGCTGTTCTCAAGTACCTGTACACAGGGGAGCTGGACGAGAATGAGCGGGACCTTATGCACATCGCCCACATTGCTGAGCTGCTTGAGGTCTTCGATCTGCGCATGATGGTGGCCAACATCCTCAACAATGAGGCCTTCATGAACCAGGAGATCACCAAGGCCTTCCACGTCCGCCGGACCAACCGGGTTAAGGAGTGCTTGGCAAAAGGCACCTTCTCAGGTATGGGACGTGCTTAGGAGCTGATGTCCAGAAGGCGGGGGAGTTCCCTCCAGGAGCCTTCTGAGGTCCAAGTAGCTTTCTAAGTCATCTCAGCTGCTGATGTCCTGGAGATACAGTGGCTCTGCCCCTGAAGCCCAGCGTCCCCAGCCTGAGAGTGTGGTCACGTCGTGCTTCACAGCCTGTGGCTCGGAAGGAAGCAGGTTGTCTGGGCGCACTGTTGACCCTTGGGGTTGGTTGTCCCACGTTCTTTCCCCACGTGCTCACGTGATGCCTCTTCTCCACCCGGACAGATGTGACCTTCATCCTGGATGATGGCACCATCAGCGCCCACAAGCCCCTGTTGATCTCCAGCTGTGACTGGATGGCTGCCATGTTTGGGGGGCCGTTTGTGGAGAGTTCCACCAGGGAGGTAAGGCTAGGATGGGAATGGTTGGGAAAGAGAGGGACTTACTCCCTTCCCATCTGAGGCATCTGTCACTTAATGGTACTTTCCTCAGCCTTGACT
The Phocoena sinus isolate mPhoSin1 chromosome 6, mPhoSin1.pri, whole genome shotgun sequence DNA segment above includes these coding regions:
- the RHOBTB2 gene encoding rho-related BTB domain-containing protein 2 → MNIPGDSEWITSFPHGIRGDGPPPRSPLPPRRWAKVGLKFSNPAQPGAWREHRAMAARRKGQYNLWKPSLDSMSQLMDSDMDYERPNVETIKCVVVGDNAVGKTRLICARACNATLTQYQLLATHVPTVWAIDQYRVCQEVLERSRDVVDDVSVSLRLWDTFGDHHKDRRFAYGRSDVVVLCFSIANPNSLHHVKTMWYPEIKHFCPRAPVILVGCQLDLRYADLEAVNRARRPLARPIKPNEILPPEKGREVAKELGIPYYETSVVAQFGIKDVFDNAIRAALISRRHLQFWKSHLRNVQRPLLQAPFLPPKPPPPIIVVPDPPSSSEECPAHLLEDPLCADVILVLQERVRIFAHKIYLSTSSSKFYDLFLMDLSEGDLGGPSGSGGPCPEDHRGHPDQHHHHHHHHHGRDFLLRAASFDVCESVEESGGSGPAGLRASTSDGILRGNGTGYLPGRGRVLSSWSRAFVSIQEEMAEDPLTYKSRLMVVVKMDSSIQPGPFRAVLKYLYTGELDENERDLMHIAHIAELLEVFDLRMMVANILNNEAFMNQEITKAFHVRRTNRVKECLAKGTFSDVTFILDDGTISAHKPLLISSCDWMAAMFGGPFVESSTREVVFPYTSKSCMRAVLEYLYTGMFTSSPDLDDMKLIILANRLCLPHLVALTEQYTVTGLMEATQMMVDIDGDVLVFLELAQFHCAYQLADWCLHHICTNYNNVCRKFPRDMKAMSPENQEYFEKHRWPPVWYLKEEDHYQRARKERQKEDYLHLRRQPKRRWLFWNSPSSPASSATSSSSPSSSSAVV